Proteins encoded by one window of Bacillus sp. SM2101:
- a CDS encoding YugN family protein, with the protein MKLEAVGIQEKSVELARLNDVMKENGLVLAGQWDYERVTYDRKFEFKNEVYYLRVQGYAVEGDVGSRHAMIKLLTPVLGKHYYPHGVEYGEGESFPKSLIEQCENLLNNVKKKIDSL; encoded by the coding sequence ATGAAACTTGAAGCAGTTGGAATTCAAGAAAAATCAGTGGAGTTAGCACGGTTAAATGATGTTATGAAGGAAAATGGACTTGTTTTAGCAGGTCAATGGGATTATGAACGAGTTACATATGACCGTAAATTTGAGTTTAAAAATGAAGTTTATTATTTAAGAGTGCAAGGCTATGCAGTAGAGGGTGACGTAGGTAGTCGTCATGCAATGATAAAGCTGTTAACACCAGTACTAGGAAAGCATTATTATCCTCATGGTGTTGAATATGGTGAAGGTGAAAGTTTCCCAAAATCCTTAATTGAACAGTGTGAAAACTTATTGAATAATGTTAAGAAGAAAATTGATTCGCTTTAA